One Cucurbita pepo subsp. pepo cultivar mu-cu-16 chromosome LG09, ASM280686v2, whole genome shotgun sequence DNA window includes the following coding sequences:
- the LOC111802342 gene encoding transcription factor bHLH52-like, with protein sequence MAALTFFSNFYSDPSSINPQFPCFSPEMSPDLFFLPPPHLDYVPAMPDDSVFIPTVAPFFDNASPFLFSDVYPYFSAEFFPFDEFEFHYSKRQRIVLEQSFCYGGVGGNVGGGGGGCGYFPSSLLDGRMDNAEMMNNGNCSKTKQLASPSNALSVQTIAARERRRRITAKTQELGELIPGGVKMNTAEMLNSAFKYVKFLQAQVAILQLKQETEHELEEQETEDLQILESAMIQEKLYSEEQCLVPKGFVQNLANFPEIQSHPFISNSINQILKTSS encoded by the coding sequence atgGCGGCTCTCActtttttctccaatttttaCTCTGacccttcttcaatcaatcCCCAATTCCCCTGTTTCTCCCCCGAAATGTCGCCGGACCTCTTCTTTCTCCCTCCGCCGCACCTCGATTACGTCCCTGCCATGCCCGATGACTCTGTTTTTATCCCAACTGTCGCTCCGTTCTTCGACAACGCTTCTCCGTTTCTTTTCTCCGACGTCTACCCGTATTTCTCCGCTGAATTCTTCccttttgatgaatttgagtTTCATTACTCCAAACGCCAGAGGATCGTGCTGGAGCAGAGTTTTTGCTACGGTGGTGTTGGTGGTAATGTGggtggcggcggtggcggaTGTGGCTACTTTCCTTCGAGTTTGTTGGATGGGAGAATGGATAATGCTGAAATGATGAACAATGGCAATTGCTCGAAGACGAAACAGTTGGCGTCACCGAGTAACGCCTTATCGGTGCAGACAATTGCGGCCCGGGAACGGCGGAGGAGGATTACGGCGAAGACGCAGGAGCTTGGAGAGCTGATTCCGGGCGGTGTCAAGATGAACACTGCTGAAATGCTTAATTCTGCTTTCAAATATGTCAAATTCTTGCAAGCCCAAGTCGCCATTTTACAACTTAAGCAAGAAACAGAGCATGAActagaagaacaagaaacagaGGATCTGCAGATTCTTGAATCCGCCATGATTCAAGAGAAATTATACTCAGAAGAACAGTGTTTAGTTCCAAAAGGGTTTGTTCAAAATCTTGCTAATTTCCCGGAGATTCAATCCCATCCGTTCATTTCAAACTCCATCAATCAGATCCTTAAAACAAGCAGCTAG